From a region of the Candidatus Binataceae bacterium genome:
- a CDS encoding penicillin-binding protein: protein MNLAFKQRRARVGWLTLALAALFVVAVLRLIVLVTFDGPRLNSLARNEHTAAMQLAAVRGPLVDRQGEPLALSAETRSVYAHPHRVFDSSTARDRARLAAVLAMTPADLETRLRKPSPFVWLERRIDVDKAQAAEALGIDGVGAVSEYRRFYPESNLAAAVVGLAGMDGQGLSGLELEYDRLVRGEPVTLNFYHDALGHPILDSPLALKSPEPGAQLELTIDASIQSLAETQLATQVEQSGAKRGAAIVLDPFTGEVLALANVSADPSELHDRLHNPAVQDAFEPGSTMKGILASIALADRAITPHKQFYCENGKWTIDHRTIHDDARHGVLDLGGIIEVSSNICAAKIALTLGADRFYNGMHAFGLGFRTGIDLPGEAAGLIMKPSSWREIDLANHGFGQGVGVTPMQLAVAYAAIANGGLIVRPYVVKAAYDVQGNVILRHTPQVMRRAIPPDIAHEMNQLLRNPVNGANGTAHRAKVDGFVVAGKTGTAQMVNPNGGYFQNRHVCSFVGFLPADDPRLLILVVLYDVGHGHFGGLYAAPVFSQIAAGAARDLNITPTAAPDYDIASLFPLPAAKGGRHQLAPVNAPDPGDSIPALTGSKSPTTPNFIGLSLRAALQVARGLGMMLEVKGDGYVMAQRPAAGAPLSRGSIKLTLGSVLADAARPAAAATRPAQPARSSRR, encoded by the coding sequence GTGAACCTCGCTTTCAAACAGCGGCGTGCGCGTGTCGGATGGCTTACCCTGGCGTTGGCGGCACTTTTCGTGGTTGCGGTACTTCGCCTGATTGTACTGGTCACCTTCGACGGGCCGCGCCTCAACTCGCTCGCGCGCAACGAGCACACGGCAGCTATGCAACTGGCGGCGGTGCGAGGCCCGCTGGTCGATCGCCAGGGCGAGCCGCTGGCGCTGTCGGCAGAGACCCGCTCGGTTTACGCGCATCCCCATCGGGTCTTCGATTCTTCAACCGCGCGCGACCGCGCCAGGCTTGCCGCTGTGCTTGCCATGACCCCGGCGGACCTCGAGACCAGGCTCAGAAAGCCTTCGCCGTTCGTGTGGCTGGAGCGGCGGATTGACGTGGATAAGGCACAAGCCGCCGAAGCCCTCGGCATCGATGGCGTCGGCGCGGTGAGTGAATACCGGCGCTTCTACCCGGAGAGCAACCTGGCCGCGGCGGTGGTTGGGCTGGCGGGGATGGACGGTCAGGGGCTCTCCGGCCTTGAACTTGAATACGACAGACTGGTGCGCGGCGAGCCGGTCACCTTGAATTTCTATCACGATGCGCTCGGGCACCCGATTCTGGACAGTCCCCTCGCGCTCAAATCGCCCGAGCCTGGCGCCCAGCTCGAGCTGACGATCGACGCATCGATCCAGTCGCTTGCCGAGACTCAGCTGGCCACCCAAGTCGAGCAGAGCGGTGCCAAACGCGGCGCCGCCATCGTGCTCGACCCGTTCACCGGCGAAGTACTCGCCCTCGCCAACGTGAGCGCCGATCCTTCCGAGCTCCACGACCGGCTTCACAATCCCGCGGTGCAGGATGCCTTCGAGCCGGGTTCCACGATGAAAGGGATTCTCGCTTCGATCGCGCTCGCCGACCGAGCGATTACGCCGCATAAGCAGTTCTATTGCGAGAATGGCAAGTGGACCATCGATCATCGCACCATCCACGATGACGCCAGGCACGGCGTCCTCGACCTCGGTGGAATCATCGAGGTCTCATCCAATATCTGCGCCGCCAAGATTGCGCTGACCCTCGGCGCCGACCGCTTCTACAACGGTATGCACGCCTTCGGCCTCGGTTTTCGCACCGGCATCGATCTGCCCGGCGAAGCGGCGGGTCTTATCATGAAGCCGTCGAGCTGGCGCGAGATCGATCTCGCCAACCACGGTTTCGGACAGGGCGTAGGCGTTACGCCGATGCAGCTCGCAGTTGCGTATGCCGCGATCGCCAACGGCGGACTTATTGTGCGTCCCTACGTGGTCAAGGCGGCATACGATGTCCAGGGCAATGTGATCTTGCGCCATACGCCGCAGGTCATGCGCCGCGCCATCCCGCCGGACATCGCGCATGAGATGAACCAGCTTCTGCGCAATCCGGTGAATGGCGCGAACGGGACCGCACATCGTGCCAAGGTCGACGGGTTCGTGGTCGCGGGCAAAACCGGCACCGCGCAAATGGTGAATCCCAATGGCGGGTATTTTCAGAACCGGCACGTGTGCTCCTTCGTCGGGTTCTTGCCAGCTGACGATCCGCGGCTGCTAATACTCGTGGTGCTATACGACGTCGGTCACGGTCATTTCGGCGGCCTCTACGCGGCTCCAGTGTTCAGCCAGATTGCGGCCGGCGCGGCGCGCGACCTCAACATCACGCCGACCGCTGCGCCCGACTACGACATCGCCAGCCTATTTCCGCTGCCCGCCGCCAAGGGCGGCCGCCATCAGCTCGCGCCGGTGAACGCTCCCGATCCGGGCGATTCCATTCCGGCGCTTACTGGATCGAAATCTCCGACCACGCCAAATTTCATTGGCCTGAGTCTGCGCGCGGCACTGCAGGTCGCGCGAGGGCTCGGCATGATGCTCGAGGTCAAAGGCGACGGTTACGTAATGGCTCAGCGACCCGCGGCCGGAGCGCCACTCAGTCGCGGCTCGATCAAACTAACGCTGGGATCCGTCCTCGCAGACGCCGCGCGGCCGGCAGCTGCGGCTACGCGACCCGCACAACCGGCAAGGAGTAGTAGGAGGTGA
- the rsmH gene encoding 16S rRNA (cytosine(1402)-N(4))-methyltransferase RsmH, whose product MKHDDGATARMHVPVMVGEVRDLLCAHGPRVVVDATVGTGGHAAALLAATDAQLIGIDRDLDALALARDRLESFGTRVRLRHADFSDLAAVVQECGVEAVDAIVADLGMSSFALDDPARGFSFRFDGPLDMRMDRSQPLRAYDLVNEETEADLANLLHHWGEERAARRIARSIIDARRRRPIETTAELRAIVERVLGSRRAGGVHPATRTFQALRIAVNRELESLAAFLESAPALLSAGGRMAVIAYHSLEDRAVKERMRALARGESFALTTRKVMKPADSEVASNPRARSARLRGLERVAR is encoded by the coding sequence GTGAAACACGACGACGGCGCGACGGCCCGGATGCATGTGCCGGTGATGGTGGGAGAGGTGCGCGATTTGCTGTGTGCGCACGGACCGCGCGTCGTCGTCGATGCCACGGTGGGTACCGGGGGGCACGCGGCCGCGCTGCTGGCGGCGACCGATGCGCAGTTGATCGGAATCGATCGCGACCTCGATGCGCTTGCGCTCGCACGCGATCGGCTGGAATCGTTCGGGACTCGCGTGAGGCTCCGGCACGCCGATTTCAGCGACTTGGCGGCGGTTGTGCAGGAATGTGGGGTCGAAGCGGTCGACGCGATTGTCGCGGATCTCGGCATGTCGAGTTTTGCACTCGATGATCCCGCGCGCGGATTCAGCTTCCGCTTCGACGGCCCGCTCGATATGCGGATGGATCGTTCCCAGCCGCTGCGTGCCTATGATCTCGTGAACGAAGAGACGGAAGCCGACCTCGCCAATCTCCTTCATCACTGGGGCGAGGAGCGCGCCGCTCGTCGAATTGCGCGTTCGATAATCGACGCACGCCGACGCCGGCCCATCGAGACGACCGCCGAATTGCGCGCAATCGTGGAGCGCGTGCTGGGCTCGCGCCGCGCTGGCGGCGTCCATCCCGCGACCCGCACCTTCCAGGCGCTCCGGATCGCGGTGAACCGCGAGCTGGAGAGCCTGGCGGCGTTCCTCGAATCAGCACCCGCGTTGCTCTCCGCCGGCGGACGAATGGCGGTTATCGCATACCATTCGCTGGAAGACCGCGCGGTCAAGGAACGCATGCGGGCGCTCGCACGCGGCGAAAGTTTCGCGTTGACAACTCGCAAGGTGATGAAGCCCGCAGACTCCGAAGTAGCTTCCAACCCGCGCGCGCGCAGCGCGCGGCTGCGAGGTCTTGAAAGGGTGGCGCGATGA
- the mraZ gene encoding division/cell wall cluster transcriptional repressor MraZ, with translation MFSGRFDHAIDEKGRVSIPARFREVLQREGHERLFITNFFFTRERCLELYPPREWDAVVAKFATRGQFDPGVQKFETFFISGAQEVPVDRQGRILIPSKLREWARIGRDVTFSARRDHFQLWDRQVLERVLRATEEEVQDPAFFEKLNL, from the coding sequence GTGTTCAGCGGTCGATTTGACCACGCGATCGACGAAAAAGGGCGCGTCAGCATTCCCGCGCGCTTCCGTGAGGTCCTCCAGCGTGAAGGCCATGAGCGCTTGTTTATCACCAACTTCTTTTTCACTCGCGAACGCTGTCTTGAGCTGTATCCACCGCGTGAATGGGACGCAGTGGTCGCGAAGTTCGCGACCCGCGGGCAGTTCGATCCGGGCGTGCAAAAATTTGAGACCTTCTTTATCTCCGGGGCGCAGGAAGTTCCGGTCGATCGCCAGGGCCGCATTCTTATCCCCTCCAAGTTGCGCGAATGGGCCCGGATCGGTCGCGACGTGACTTTCTCGGCGCGCCGCGATCATTTTCAACTGTGGGACAGGCAGGTCCTCGAGCGAGTACTGCGCGCTACGGAAGAGGAAGTTCAAGATCCGGCGTTTTTCGAAAAGCTCAACCTCTAG
- a CDS encoding family 16 glycoside hydrolase, whose product MTGRAWLRTAIVIAAGAVLAVGLTSPAAYSRAKKKEPTPTETPTPTATPTPEAKVWNFDQDKAHAIAEGWTAVEGEWEVIPDPTAPSQPNTYGLPAGRTMSSLLHALNYNLLTVLTDKTEYDDFTLEASFKSAGGRFDCSGGLIFRYVDAQNFYVLSAGCPSDYFALSRMTAGKLENLKQQVVPTDKDTWYKLKVWAQGSHLTCYDDNKMIFDVDDAKIAKGRIGLWASDDSQARFDDVTLTLPLASTSAAAAPPPPPPLPPLPSPPH is encoded by the coding sequence ATGACTGGACGAGCTTGGTTGCGTACCGCGATTGTGATCGCGGCTGGAGCGGTGCTTGCGGTGGGGCTGACCAGTCCGGCCGCCTATTCGCGGGCCAAGAAGAAGGAGCCCACTCCCACCGAAACCCCAACGCCAACCGCCACGCCAACGCCCGAAGCCAAGGTCTGGAATTTCGACCAGGACAAGGCCCATGCGATAGCGGAAGGCTGGACCGCCGTGGAAGGAGAGTGGGAGGTCATCCCGGATCCCACTGCCCCAAGCCAGCCCAATACTTATGGCCTGCCGGCTGGCCGCACCATGAGCTCTTTACTGCACGCATTGAATTACAATCTGTTGACCGTCCTGACCGACAAGACCGAATACGACGACTTCACGCTGGAGGCGTCGTTCAAGTCGGCGGGCGGACGGTTCGACTGCTCGGGTGGACTGATTTTCCGGTACGTGGACGCACAGAATTTCTACGTGCTATCGGCGGGCTGCCCCAGTGATTATTTCGCACTTTCGCGCATGACCGCTGGCAAGCTTGAAAATCTCAAACAGCAGGTGGTGCCGACGGACAAGGACACCTGGTACAAGCTTAAGGTCTGGGCGCAAGGCAGTCACCTTACATGCTACGACGACAACAAAATGATCTTTGATGTGGACGACGCGAAGATCGCCAAGGGACGGATCGGGTTGTGGGCGAGTGATGACTCGCAAGCGCGTTTTGATGATGTGACGCTGACGCTGCCGTTGGCCAGCACTTCGGCCGCCGCCGCACCACCCCCTCCTCCCCCGCTGCCCCCGCTACCTTCGCCGCCGCATTGA
- a CDS encoding enoyl-CoA hydratase/isomerase family protein, with product MAEDVLKITRHPNYVVLALNRPEKRNALNQPLIEALNQALAQLENDREVRALVLRGEGASFCAGIDLKEVDESTGGHNPISLESVFGRLERFPVPTIAAVQGAALAGGLELALHCDLRIAGEGARLGMTLGRVGLMVPYDFTRKLIEVCGSANTAWILYTAELIEAPRGRDMNMVHEVVPDSKLAEVATALAEKVAGNAPLSLRAMKATVRRCMSGSFDAWHDDMLKMARDVRQSEDAKEGVRAFLEKRKPVWQAR from the coding sequence ATGGCCGAGGACGTGCTCAAGATAACGCGCCATCCCAACTACGTGGTGCTTGCGCTCAATCGTCCGGAAAAACGCAACGCACTCAATCAACCTCTGATCGAAGCCTTGAACCAGGCGCTCGCGCAACTCGAAAACGATCGCGAGGTTCGCGCACTGGTGTTGCGCGGCGAGGGCGCGAGCTTCTGCGCGGGGATCGATCTCAAGGAAGTCGACGAATCCACCGGCGGCCACAACCCCATTTCGCTGGAATCAGTCTTCGGTCGGCTGGAACGTTTCCCGGTGCCGACCATCGCCGCGGTGCAGGGCGCTGCGCTCGCCGGAGGGCTGGAACTCGCGCTGCATTGTGATCTCCGTATCGCGGGCGAGGGTGCACGATTAGGTATGACTCTGGGTCGCGTCGGATTGATGGTTCCCTACGACTTCACCCGTAAGCTCATCGAGGTGTGCGGTTCGGCGAATACCGCGTGGATTCTCTACACCGCCGAGTTGATCGAAGCACCACGCGGGCGCGACATGAATATGGTTCATGAAGTCGTCCCTGACTCCAAACTGGCAGAGGTGGCAACCGCGTTGGCCGAGAAAGTCGCGGGCAATGCTCCGCTATCGCTGCGGGCGATGAAGGCCACCGTGCGCCGTTGCATGAGCGGATCTTTCGATGCGTGGCACGACGACATGCTCAAAATGGCGCGCGATGTCCGTCAAAGCGAGGACGCCAAGGAGGGCGTGCGCGCTTTTTTGGAGAAGCGCAAGCCGGTCTGGCAGGCGCGCTAA
- the leuS gene encoding leucine--tRNA ligase: MDERYDAKKIEPYWQEEWERSQIYLTREDPGRPKFYVLEMFPYPSGNGLSVGHLRNYVPCDVVGRYKRMKGFNVLHPMGWDAFGLPAENEALLRQAHPTETVPRYAANFKRQLTISGCAYDWTREINSSSPEYYRWTQWLFLLLLKRGLAYRATGSQWWCDLCGTVLANEQVVNGCCWRHPDNPVSKKDLEQWHIKITQYADRLLDDLEDIDWPEPIKLMQRNWIGRSEGAELAFPVSGHPGKEVRFFTTRPDTVFGVSFMVLAPEHPLVAEITTKAQLGSVTAYVKDARRQSEIERLSTVREKTGVFTGAYARNPFSAKDVPIWIADYVLMGYGTGAIMGAPGEDQRDYEFASEYGLEIPLVTAPADDNPVPTGRAFTEQGVTVNSGFLDGMPTAAAIRAVCQYAQDHEIGRPTISYRMRDWLISRQRYWGCPIPVVYCKRSCGVVAVPDDQLPVLLPTMKEYQPAGTGRSPLANVPEFVNTTCPKCGGPAERETDTMDGFACSSWYFLRFASPHEDRAPFDRKAVDRWLPVDLYVGGAEHAVMHLLYARMWTKVMYDAGLISFQEPFPVLRNQGVLWAPDGRRMSKSKGNVVTPDAMIEKYGADALRLWELFMGPYDEDTNWNESGVAATERFITRVWTMLRRYVDAGGPDGSASEETLRKAHKTIRTVSEHIEKMRFNTGLATMMDHLNHIARLKPTELNRFVVESYVVMLAAMAPHLGEELWRALGHSASVHLESWPKFDESMTREDTATVVVQVNGKVRDRLQVAVGASEAEVRELALKSEAVARHVGGKQPKKFIFVPNRMLSIVV, translated from the coding sequence ATGGACGAACGCTACGACGCCAAGAAGATCGAGCCCTACTGGCAGGAGGAATGGGAGCGCAGCCAGATTTATCTCACCCGCGAGGACCCCGGGCGTCCCAAGTTCTACGTTCTCGAGATGTTCCCATATCCTTCCGGCAATGGGCTGTCGGTGGGACATCTGCGCAACTATGTCCCGTGCGACGTCGTGGGCCGCTACAAACGCATGAAGGGCTTCAATGTCCTCCATCCCATGGGCTGGGATGCGTTCGGCCTGCCGGCCGAGAACGAGGCCCTCCTCCGCCAGGCTCATCCTACAGAGACGGTTCCGCGTTACGCCGCGAATTTCAAGCGACAACTGACTATCTCGGGATGTGCCTACGACTGGACGCGTGAGATCAATTCGTCCTCTCCGGAATACTATCGATGGACCCAGTGGCTGTTCCTGTTGCTCCTCAAGCGGGGTCTGGCCTATCGCGCGACCGGGTCGCAATGGTGGTGTGACTTGTGCGGAACGGTGTTGGCCAACGAGCAGGTTGTGAATGGTTGCTGCTGGCGTCACCCCGACAATCCGGTCAGCAAAAAGGACCTCGAACAGTGGCACATCAAGATTACCCAGTACGCGGATCGGCTGCTTGACGATCTCGAAGACATCGATTGGCCGGAGCCAATCAAGCTGATGCAACGCAACTGGATCGGCAGGAGTGAAGGGGCTGAGCTTGCCTTTCCGGTCAGCGGTCATCCCGGCAAGGAAGTCCGTTTCTTCACGACTCGTCCCGACACGGTGTTCGGGGTTTCCTTCATGGTCCTGGCGCCGGAGCATCCACTGGTCGCTGAAATCACCACCAAGGCCCAGCTTGGGTCGGTCACCGCCTACGTGAAAGACGCCCGCCGGCAGAGCGAAATCGAACGTCTGTCCACCGTCAGAGAAAAAACCGGGGTTTTCACCGGCGCATACGCCCGTAACCCTTTTTCCGCAAAGGACGTTCCAATCTGGATAGCAGACTATGTGCTGATGGGTTACGGCACCGGCGCGATCATGGGCGCGCCGGGTGAGGATCAGCGCGATTACGAATTCGCCTCGGAGTACGGCCTGGAGATTCCGCTGGTTACTGCACCCGCCGATGACAATCCGGTCCCGACTGGTCGTGCCTTCACCGAGCAGGGAGTCACGGTTAATTCGGGATTTCTGGATGGGATGCCGACCGCCGCGGCGATTCGGGCGGTCTGTCAATATGCGCAAGACCACGAGATTGGCCGGCCGACCATCAGCTACCGGATGCGCGATTGGCTCATCTCGCGACAGCGCTACTGGGGATGTCCTATCCCGGTGGTCTATTGCAAAAGATCGTGCGGGGTTGTTGCGGTGCCCGACGATCAGCTCCCGGTGCTCCTACCGACGATGAAGGAGTATCAGCCAGCGGGGACGGGCCGCTCGCCTTTGGCGAATGTCCCTGAATTCGTCAACACGACTTGCCCCAAATGCGGCGGCCCGGCCGAGCGCGAAACGGACACCATGGACGGGTTTGCGTGTTCTTCGTGGTACTTTCTGCGCTTTGCCTCGCCGCACGAAGACCGAGCACCGTTTGATCGAAAGGCGGTCGACCGTTGGCTGCCGGTCGATCTCTACGTCGGCGGCGCGGAGCATGCGGTAATGCACCTGCTGTACGCGCGGATGTGGACCAAGGTAATGTACGACGCCGGTCTTATCAGCTTCCAAGAACCATTCCCCGTCCTGCGCAACCAGGGGGTCCTCTGGGCACCGGACGGACGGCGAATGTCCAAAAGCAAAGGCAACGTCGTCACACCGGACGCGATGATCGAAAAGTATGGCGCCGATGCCCTTCGTCTGTGGGAACTATTTATGGGCCCTTATGACGAAGACACTAATTGGAACGAAAGCGGGGTGGCCGCCACCGAGAGGTTCATCACGCGCGTGTGGACGATGCTTCGCCGGTACGTTGACGCTGGAGGTCCCGATGGCTCTGCGTCGGAGGAGACCCTGCGCAAAGCCCACAAAACAATCAGAACCGTAAGCGAGCACATCGAGAAGATGCGCTTCAACACGGGACTGGCAACGATGATGGACCATCTCAACCACATCGCGAGGCTGAAGCCGACGGAACTGAACCGCTTCGTGGTCGAGTCGTACGTGGTGATGCTCGCCGCGATGGCCCCCCATCTGGGCGAGGAACTCTGGCGCGCTTTGGGTCATTCAGCATCGGTGCATCTTGAGTCGTGGCCAAAATTCGACGAGTCGATGACGCGCGAGGACACCGCAACCGTGGTGGTGCAGGTGAACGGCAAGGTTCGTGATCGGCTGCAGGTTGCAGTGGGAGCTTCGGAAGCAGAGGTTCGCGAGCTTGCATTGAAGAGCGAGGCGGTGGCGCGTCACGTGGGCGGCAAGCAGCCGAAGAAGTTCATCTTCGTACCCAATCGGATGTTGAGCATCGTAGTTTGA
- a CDS encoding DegV family protein, translating to MTQALSIVTDSSVDLPANEVRRIGIEVAPIQVAFSTEFFRDDGLARSEFYRRLPDEPRLPVIAAAMPADFLAAYRRAHERGPDVLCLINPFESCSTYTAAYSAAVVAKRDHQISVEVLNTGRALTALGAVCIEAGEMAARGATLQEVVKALEEATAQIDTYLAPVTTAYLERDGRISIYEMTVGSLRGMLPLVRVWGRVAVVDKSKTQAENIEKMLGRAQQELAGSEATVIVTHAANSRGAGELGAAAQRRLKVKRLITNELGPSAGGYCGPGTLGLGWCPSLIKLN from the coding sequence ATGACCCAGGCGCTATCGATCGTCACCGATTCCAGCGTGGATTTGCCGGCCAACGAGGTCCGCAGAATCGGGATCGAAGTCGCGCCCATCCAGGTAGCTTTTTCGACCGAGTTCTTTCGCGATGATGGGCTGGCGCGCTCCGAATTTTACCGGCGCCTCCCCGACGAGCCGCGCCTGCCGGTGATCGCCGCCGCGATGCCGGCCGATTTCCTTGCCGCATACCGACGGGCGCACGAGCGCGGTCCCGACGTACTGTGCCTAATCAATCCCTTCGAATCATGCTCGACCTACACGGCCGCATATTCGGCCGCGGTGGTCGCGAAGCGTGATCATCAGATCTCCGTGGAAGTCCTCAACACCGGGCGGGCGTTGACCGCACTTGGGGCAGTTTGTATCGAGGCAGGCGAGATGGCGGCGCGAGGCGCGACCCTCCAGGAAGTTGTGAAGGCATTGGAGGAAGCTACCGCGCAGATCGATACCTATCTCGCGCCCGTTACCACCGCATACCTGGAGCGCGACGGGAGAATCTCGATCTACGAGATGACGGTTGGGTCTCTGCGCGGAATGTTGCCGCTGGTCCGCGTGTGGGGGAGGGTCGCGGTGGTAGACAAGTCCAAGACCCAGGCCGAGAATATTGAAAAGATGCTCGGACGGGCACAACAGGAGCTGGCGGGGTCCGAAGCTACGGTAATCGTAACTCATGCAGCGAATTCGCGCGGCGCCGGGGAGCTCGGCGCTGCTGCGCAGCGACGCTTGAAGGTCAAACGACTGATCACGAATGAGCTTGGACCGTCGGCCGGTGGATATTGCGGACCGGGCACGCTGGGGCTTGGATGGTGTCCGAGCCTGATTAAACTGAACTGA
- a CDS encoding LLM class flavin-dependent oxidoreductase: MKFGIFYEHSVEKPWSRESELRAYHQALEQIELADELGFDQVWEVEHHFLEEYSHSSAPEVFLAAAAARTKRIHIGQGIAVALPQMNHPARIAERAAALDLISNGRLEFGTGRAATWTEVGAFGIDPDHTKEMWDEVIRAIPRMWTEEEFEWNGKYFKMPPRNVLPKPIQDPHPPMWVAVSSPETAVQAAERGIGMLGVTLGTPADYRRLVADYRRIIKHCDPVGKFVNNQVNAASWLYCGEDENEARAVGGAAAFNFFRTAAHLVGLGGIYPSHAYTALANATALLSQAEIFSLREGFPVGTPEQIVQNLRYWEEVGVERVVCLINFDQQIPQRKVLASLERFAKYVMPEFAEDKASRPTGPSKSGPEAPPMPT; this comes from the coding sequence ATGAAATTTGGAATCTTCTACGAACATTCAGTAGAGAAGCCCTGGAGCCGCGAGTCGGAACTGCGTGCCTATCACCAAGCGCTCGAGCAGATCGAACTCGCCGATGAGCTGGGATTCGACCAAGTTTGGGAAGTCGAGCATCACTTTCTCGAGGAGTATTCGCACTCTTCCGCACCCGAGGTCTTTTTGGCCGCCGCGGCGGCCCGCACCAAACGAATCCACATCGGGCAGGGCATCGCGGTCGCGCTCCCGCAGATGAACCATCCGGCCCGAATCGCGGAGCGTGCGGCAGCCCTCGATCTAATTTCCAACGGTCGCCTCGAGTTCGGCACCGGCCGCGCCGCGACTTGGACCGAGGTCGGCGCGTTCGGAATCGACCCCGACCACACCAAAGAGATGTGGGATGAAGTCATCCGTGCGATCCCCCGGATGTGGACGGAAGAGGAATTCGAGTGGAATGGCAAGTATTTCAAAATGCCGCCACGCAACGTGCTCCCCAAGCCGATTCAGGATCCGCATCCTCCCATGTGGGTTGCGGTGTCGTCCCCGGAAACGGCGGTGCAGGCGGCCGAGCGCGGGATCGGCATGCTCGGAGTAACCCTTGGCACGCCCGCCGACTACCGCCGCCTGGTCGCCGACTATCGCCGAATCATCAAGCACTGCGACCCGGTCGGCAAATTCGTGAACAACCAGGTGAATGCCGCCAGCTGGCTCTATTGCGGGGAGGATGAGAACGAGGCGCGCGCGGTTGGCGGCGCGGCCGCTTTCAATTTCTTCCGCACCGCGGCGCATCTGGTCGGGCTCGGCGGCATCTACCCGTCGCATGCGTATACCGCGCTGGCGAACGCTACCGCGCTGCTCAGCCAGGCGGAAATCTTCTCACTGCGCGAGGGATTTCCGGTTGGAACCCCCGAGCAGATTGTGCAGAACCTCCGCTACTGGGAAGAAGTCGGGGTCGAGCGGGTCGTCTGCCTCATCAACTTCGACCAGCAAATTCCGCAAAGGAAGGTCCTTGCAAGTCTTGAGCGTTTTGCGAAATACGTGATGCCCGAATTCGCGGAGGACAAAGCGTCGCGTCCGACCGGGCCATCGAAGAGCGGCCCCGAAGCGCCACCGATGCCCACTTGA
- a CDS encoding acetoacetate decarboxylase family protein: protein MPDPGRSRHEDYLMDLPKERPAYPPLPWVCPNSTMINVYFEVLKAPLLDRLPPEFCRTSPPYCRLSIFDHPESPVGPFRDATLALGCRLNMMPAAFVAASITNSEKALAAGIFERGFPNMLGKIEFASGVGNARAVVGDGTGPLLEVELPLLQTIEPSRLAFDHADALRTTADGKTALTITRPDITIHRAAICKNARIEYQGERRETPWHRLDCRNVVSAQLVHGDRTFDAGHAPG, encoded by the coding sequence GTGCCCGACCCAGGACGTTCGCGTCACGAAGACTACCTGATGGATCTACCCAAGGAACGGCCGGCCTATCCGCCGCTGCCGTGGGTTTGCCCGAACTCCACCATGATCAACGTCTATTTTGAGGTCCTCAAAGCGCCGCTGCTGGACCGGTTGCCCCCCGAGTTTTGCCGTACGTCGCCCCCCTATTGCCGGCTCTCAATCTTCGATCATCCGGAATCCCCGGTCGGGCCCTTTCGCGACGCGACCCTGGCGCTCGGATGCCGCTTGAACATGATGCCGGCCGCTTTCGTTGCGGCTTCGATCACCAACAGCGAGAAGGCCTTGGCGGCAGGAATCTTCGAACGGGGCTTTCCCAACATGTTGGGCAAAATCGAGTTCGCCAGCGGCGTCGGCAACGCGCGAGCCGTGGTGGGCGACGGGACAGGTCCGCTGCTTGAAGTCGAGTTGCCCCTCCTGCAGACCATCGAGCCGAGCCGTCTTGCCTTCGACCACGCAGACGCTTTACGGACCACCGCCGATGGTAAAACCGCATTGACCATCACGCGTCCGGATATCACGATTCACCGCGCTGCGATTTGCAAGAACGCACGCATCGAATATCAGGGCGAACGTCGGGAAACGCCCTGGCACAGACTGGACTGCCGCAACGTCGTGAGTGCCCAACTGGTGCACGGCGATCGGACGTTCGACGCGGGACACGCGCCCGGGTGA